Proteins encoded together in one Variovorax paradoxus EPS window:
- the dapF gene encoding diaminopimelate epimerase — translation MRIRFTKMQGAGNDFVVLDETRGTLGLSAAQYRFLADRHFGVGADQILTVRPSPAEGIDFQYVIHNADGGEVEQCGNGARCFMRFVKEHKLTDKTQVRVQTLAGVIEPRMGADGRVTVDMGAPIFEAARVPFDTAGLDAQPDGSWEKWHLALGTRAGSPIVSVAVLSMGNPHAVQVVDNVDTAPVAEQGPQIEHHPRFPQRVNAGFMQVVDRSHIKLRVFERGAGETLACGTGACAAVVAGIRLGLLESRVDVQTHGGILTIEWQGEGQPVLMTGPATTVFEGDIDVPDVPEVPEISEQP, via the coding sequence ATGCGAATCCGCTTTACCAAGATGCAGGGCGCCGGCAACGATTTCGTCGTGCTGGACGAAACCCGCGGCACGCTGGGCCTCAGTGCCGCGCAGTACCGCTTTTTGGCCGACCGCCATTTCGGCGTCGGCGCCGACCAGATCCTCACCGTGCGGCCATCGCCCGCGGAAGGCATCGACTTTCAATACGTGATCCACAACGCCGACGGCGGCGAGGTCGAGCAGTGCGGCAACGGCGCGCGCTGCTTCATGCGCTTCGTGAAGGAGCACAAGCTCACCGACAAGACCCAGGTGCGCGTGCAGACGCTGGCCGGCGTGATCGAGCCGCGCATGGGCGCCGACGGCCGCGTGACGGTCGACATGGGCGCCCCCATCTTCGAGGCCGCGCGCGTGCCCTTCGACACCGCCGGGCTCGATGCACAGCCCGATGGTTCCTGGGAAAAGTGGCACCTGGCGCTGGGCACCCGGGCCGGCAGCCCGATCGTGTCGGTCGCGGTGCTCTCGATGGGCAATCCGCACGCGGTGCAGGTGGTCGACAACGTCGACACCGCGCCGGTGGCCGAGCAGGGCCCGCAGATCGAGCACCACCCGCGCTTTCCGCAGCGGGTGAACGCGGGCTTCATGCAGGTGGTCGATCGCTCCCATATCAAGCTGCGCGTGTTCGAGCGCGGCGCCGGCGAAACGCTGGCCTGCGGCACGGGCGCCTGCGCGGCGGTGGTCGCAGGCATCCGGCTCGGGTTGCTGGAGTCACGCGTCGACGTGCAGACGCACGGCGGCATCCTCACGATCGAATGGCAGGGCGAGGGCCAGCCGGTGCTCATGACGGGCCCGGCCACGACGGTGTTCGAGGGCGACATCGACGTACCCGACGTGCCCGAAGTACCCGAAATTTCGGAACAGCCATGA
- a CDS encoding amidohydrolase — MANTLNPTPDLILRNGRFTTLDRANPTADAVAIKDGRFTRVGRAEDVLPLAGSHTRVIDLEGKRVLPGLIDNHLHIIRGGLNYNMELRWDGVRSLADAMGMLKRQVAITPAPQWVRVVGGFTEHQFAEKRLPTIAELNAVAPDTPVFILHLYDRALLNGAALRAVGYTKDTPAPPGGEIVRDGAGNPTGLLLAKPNAAILYATLAKGPKLPFDYQLNSTRHFMRELNRLGVTGAIDAGGGNQNFPDDYEVIRKLHDDGQLTIRLAYNLFTQKPKAEKEDFLNWTANSTYKQGDDYFRHNGAGEMLVFSAADFEDFRQPRPDMAPEMEGELEGVVRILAQNRWPWRMHATYDETISRSLDVFEKVNKDTPLAGLNWFFDHAETISEKSMDRIAALGGGVAVQHRMAYQGEYFVERYGAGAAEATPPVKRMLERGMKVSAGTDATRVASYNPWVSLSWLVTGKTVGGMQLYPQRNCLDREGALRMWTENVTWFSNEEGKKGRIEAGQLADLVVPDRDFFACAESEIADTTALLTMVGGKVVYGAGPFAAHDEGTLPPAMPDWSPARTFGGYAGWADTAEGAPLQKVMRNAAAACACANDCNVHGHQHATAWSSKLPIADLKSFWGALGCACWAV; from the coding sequence ATGGCCAACACCCTGAACCCCACCCCCGACCTCATCCTGCGCAACGGCCGCTTCACCACACTGGACCGCGCCAATCCCACGGCCGACGCGGTGGCGATCAAGGACGGCCGCTTCACCCGCGTGGGCCGCGCCGAAGACGTGCTGCCGCTGGCCGGCAGCCACACCCGCGTGATCGACCTCGAGGGCAAGCGCGTGCTGCCGGGGCTCATCGACAACCACCTGCACATCATTCGCGGCGGGCTGAACTACAACATGGAGCTGCGCTGGGACGGCGTGCGGAGCCTGGCCGATGCGATGGGCATGCTCAAGCGCCAGGTGGCGATCACGCCCGCGCCGCAGTGGGTGCGCGTGGTGGGCGGCTTCACCGAGCACCAGTTCGCCGAGAAGCGCCTGCCGACCATCGCCGAGCTGAACGCGGTGGCGCCCGATACGCCGGTGTTCATCCTGCACCTGTACGACCGCGCGCTGCTCAACGGCGCCGCGCTGCGCGCCGTGGGCTACACCAAGGACACGCCCGCGCCGCCCGGCGGCGAGATCGTGCGCGACGGCGCCGGCAACCCCACGGGCCTGCTGCTGGCCAAGCCGAACGCGGCCATCCTCTACGCCACGCTGGCCAAGGGACCGAAGCTGCCCTTCGACTACCAGCTCAATTCGACGCGCCACTTCATGCGCGAGCTCAACCGCCTGGGCGTGACCGGCGCCATCGATGCGGGCGGCGGCAACCAGAATTTCCCCGACGACTACGAAGTGATCCGCAAGCTCCACGACGACGGCCAACTCACCATTCGCCTCGCCTACAACCTCTTCACGCAGAAGCCCAAGGCCGAGAAGGAAGACTTCCTGAACTGGACGGCGAACTCGACGTACAAGCAAGGCGACGACTATTTCCGCCACAACGGCGCGGGCGAGATGCTGGTGTTCTCGGCGGCCGACTTCGAAGACTTCCGCCAGCCGCGTCCCGACATGGCGCCCGAGATGGAAGGCGAGCTCGAAGGCGTGGTGCGCATCCTGGCGCAGAACCGTTGGCCGTGGCGCATGCACGCGACCTACGACGAAACCATCAGCCGGTCGCTCGACGTGTTCGAGAAGGTCAACAAGGACACGCCGCTCGCGGGCCTGAACTGGTTCTTCGACCATGCCGAGACGATTTCCGAGAAGTCGATGGACCGCATCGCCGCGCTCGGCGGCGGCGTGGCGGTGCAGCACCGCATGGCCTACCAGGGCGAGTATTTCGTGGAGCGCTACGGCGCCGGCGCGGCCGAGGCCACGCCGCCGGTCAAGCGCATGCTCGAGCGCGGCATGAAGGTCTCGGCCGGCACCGACGCAACGCGCGTGGCCTCGTACAACCCGTGGGTGTCGCTGTCGTGGCTGGTCACGGGCAAGACGGTGGGCGGCATGCAGCTCTACCCGCAACGCAACTGCCTGGACCGCGAGGGCGCGCTGCGCATGTGGACCGAGAACGTCACCTGGTTCTCGAACGAAGAGGGCAAGAAAGGCCGCATCGAGGCCGGCCAGCTCGCCGACCTGGTGGTGCCCGACCGCGATTTCTTCGCCTGCGCCGAATCGGAGATCGCCGACACGACCGCGCTGCTCACGATGGTGGGCGGCAAGGTGGTCTACGGCGCCGGCCCGTTCGCCGCGCACGACGAAGGCACGCTGCCGCCGGCCATGCCCGACTGGTCGCCCGCGCGCACCTTCGGCGGCTATGCCGGCTGGGCCGACACGGCCGAAGGCGCACCGCTGCAGAAGGTCATGCGCAACGCGGCGGCAGCCTGCGCCTGCGCCAACGACTGCAACGTGCACGGCCACCAGCACGCGACGGCATGGAGCAGCAAGCTGCCCATTGCCGACCTGAAAAGCTTCTGGGGCGCGCTCGGCTGCGCCTGCTGGGCGGTGTGA
- a CDS encoding MFS transporter, with product MTEPQKSAGAFAPLRQPVFAVLWAATVLGNIGSFMRDVASSWLVTDLSASPTAVALIQTAATLPIFLLAIPAGVLSDILDRRRFLIFVQVMLGAVSGTLLVLSHTGSLTVEYLVALTFVGGIGAALMGPTWQSIVPELVPRSELKGAVALNSLGINIARSIGPAAGGLILASFGAAATYGLDVLSYVFVIAALLWWKRPAAVDSGLSENFFGAFRAGIRYTRASKELHVVLLRAAVFFLFASSVWALLPLVARQMLGGTASFYGILLGAVGAGAIGGALVMPRLRARLDADGMLLLASLLTAAVMGGLVFAPPQWLAVLMLLVLGLGWIIALTTLNGVAQSILPNWVRGRGLAVYLTVFNGAMAAGSLGWGLIAQQIGVPATLVAGAVGLVVMGLVFHRVRLPAGEADLQASNHWPEPLLAEPVAHDRGPVMIQVEYRIRKEDRPAFMAAMKKLSLERRRDGAYAWGVHEHTNDAERVMEWFLVESWAEHLRQHHRVSHADADLQAEALRFHIGPDKPEVHHFLSL from the coding sequence ATGACTGAGCCTCAAAAATCCGCCGGCGCCTTCGCGCCGCTGCGCCAGCCGGTCTTCGCGGTGCTGTGGGCCGCCACGGTGCTGGGCAACATCGGCAGCTTCATGCGCGACGTGGCCAGTTCGTGGCTCGTCACCGACCTGTCGGCGAGCCCGACGGCGGTGGCGCTGATCCAGACGGCGGCGACGCTGCCGATCTTCCTGCTGGCGATTCCGGCGGGCGTGCTGTCGGACATCCTCGACCGGCGGCGCTTTCTGATCTTTGTGCAGGTGATGCTGGGCGCGGTGAGCGGCACGCTGCTGGTGCTCTCGCACACCGGTTCGCTCACGGTCGAATATTTGGTCGCGCTGACCTTCGTGGGCGGCATCGGCGCGGCGCTGATGGGGCCGACCTGGCAGTCGATCGTGCCGGAGCTGGTGCCCCGCAGCGAGCTCAAGGGCGCGGTGGCGCTCAACTCGCTGGGCATCAACATCGCGCGCTCCATCGGGCCGGCGGCGGGCGGGCTGATCCTCGCGAGCTTCGGCGCGGCCGCCACCTACGGGCTCGACGTGCTGAGCTATGTGTTCGTGATCGCGGCGCTGCTGTGGTGGAAGCGCCCGGCGGCGGTCGACAGCGGGCTGTCGGAGAACTTCTTCGGCGCCTTCCGCGCGGGCATCCGCTACACGCGGGCCAGCAAGGAACTGCACGTGGTGCTGCTGCGCGCGGCGGTGTTCTTCCTGTTCGCGAGCTCGGTGTGGGCGCTGCTGCCGCTGGTGGCGCGCCAGATGCTCGGCGGCACGGCGAGCTTCTACGGCATCCTGCTCGGCGCGGTGGGCGCGGGCGCCATCGGCGGCGCGCTGGTGATGCCGCGGCTGCGCGCCCGGCTCGATGCCGACGGCATGCTGCTGCTCGCTTCGCTGCTCACGGCCGCGGTGATGGGCGGCCTGGTGTTCGCGCCGCCGCAGTGGCTCGCGGTGCTGATGCTGCTGGTGCTGGGCCTGGGCTGGATCATTGCGCTGACCACGCTCAACGGGGTGGCGCAGTCGATCCTGCCGAACTGGGTGCGCGGGCGCGGACTCGCCGTGTACCTGACGGTGTTCAACGGCGCGATGGCGGCCGGCAGCCTGGGCTGGGGCCTGATCGCGCAGCAGATCGGCGTGCCGGCCACGCTGGTGGCGGGCGCGGTGGGCCTGGTGGTGATGGGCCTCGTGTTCCACCGCGTGCGGCTGCCCGCCGGCGAGGCCGACCTGCAGGCCTCGAACCATTGGCCCGAGCCTCTGCTGGCCGAGCCCGTGGCGCACGACCGCGGGCCCGTGATGATCCAGGTCGAGTACCGCATCCGCAAGGAAGACCGGCCGGCCTTCATGGCGGCGATGAAGAAGCTCTCGCTGGAGCGCCGCCGCGACGGCGCCTACGCCTGGGGCGTGCACGAGCACACGAACGACGCGGAACGGGTGATGGAGTGGTTCCTCGTGGAGTCGTGGGCCGAGCACCTGCGCCAGCACCACCGCGTGTCGCACGCCGATGCCGACCTGCAGGCCGAGGCGCTGCGCTTTCACATCGGGCCGGACAAGCCCGAGGTGCATCACTTCCTGTCGCTGTAG
- a CDS encoding DUF1427 family protein: MKPYVVSLALGLLVGVIYALFQVRSPAPPVIALVGLLGILLGEQLPPLVRQVLDRPAATSWLHHQVKPHVFGELPKCVKPEAVKTAATRSSDRSDA, encoded by the coding sequence ATGAAGCCCTATGTCGTTTCCCTCGCACTCGGCCTTCTGGTCGGCGTGATCTACGCGCTCTTCCAGGTGCGCTCGCCGGCGCCGCCGGTGATCGCTCTGGTGGGGCTCCTGGGCATCCTGCTCGGCGAGCAGCTTCCGCCGCTGGTGCGGCAGGTGCTCGACCGGCCGGCCGCCACCTCGTGGCTGCATCACCAGGTCAAGCCCCATGTGTTCGGCGAGCTGCCGAAGTGCGTGAAGCCCGAGGCGGTGAAGACCGCTGCCACGCGTTCGTCGGATCGGAGCGACGCATGA
- a CDS encoding LysR family transcriptional regulator: MLKLSLEAIEVVDAIARHGSFAAAATHLNKVPSTISYAVGKLEEQLGMLLFERNGPRVSLTAAGDEMLKEGRWLLGAASDLESRMRQIATGYESELRLVHDSLIPTEALIGDIRAFEDLRCGTRLRVGCEALTGSWEALREGRADIVIAAGEGPAGGGYQAATVGSIEFAFCVAPTHPLTRLGRPLERGDLLDCNAIVVGDTARTLSDRTVGLLAGQPRITVPSMAAKVACQVAGLGHGFLPRACIANELERGTLVELPTEEPRAPEVFWLAWKTGAKGQALRWWRERMNRTLVPALLPRSFVR; the protein is encoded by the coding sequence GTGCTCAAGCTCAGCCTGGAAGCCATCGAGGTCGTCGACGCCATTGCGCGTCACGGCTCCTTTGCCGCCGCCGCCACCCACCTGAACAAGGTGCCCTCCACCATCTCGTACGCGGTCGGCAAGCTCGAGGAACAGCTGGGCATGCTGCTCTTCGAGCGCAATGGCCCGCGCGTGAGCCTCACTGCCGCCGGCGACGAAATGCTGAAGGAAGGCCGCTGGCTCCTCGGTGCCGCGAGCGACCTCGAATCGCGCATGCGGCAGATCGCCACCGGCTACGAGTCGGAGCTGCGGCTGGTGCACGACTCGCTCATTCCCACCGAGGCGCTCATCGGCGACATCCGCGCCTTCGAAGACCTGCGCTGCGGCACGCGATTGCGCGTCGGCTGCGAGGCGCTCACCGGCAGCTGGGAGGCGCTGCGCGAGGGCCGCGCCGACATCGTCATCGCCGCGGGCGAAGGCCCGGCCGGCGGCGGCTACCAGGCGGCGACCGTGGGCAGCATCGAGTTCGCGTTCTGCGTCGCGCCCACCCATCCGCTCACCCGGCTCGGGCGTCCGCTGGAGCGCGGCGACCTGCTCGACTGCAACGCCATCGTGGTGGGCGACACCGCGCGCACGCTGTCGGACCGCACTGTCGGCCTGCTCGCGGGGCAGCCGCGCATCACCGTGCCGTCGATGGCCGCGAAGGTCGCCTGCCAGGTTGCGGGTCTTGGCCACGGCTTTCTGCCGCGCGCCTGCATCGCCAACGAGCTCGAACGCGGCACGCTGGTCGAACTGCCGACCGAGGAGCCGCGCGCGCCCGAGGTGTTCTGGCTCGCGTGGAAGACCGGCGCGAAGGGACAGGCGCTGCGCTGGTGGCGCGAACGCATGAACCGCACGCTGGTGCCGGCGCTGCTGCCGCGGTCGTTCGTGCGATGA
- a CDS encoding DUF484 family protein, with the protein MTNSTHDNDAMNPITEDDIANYLANTPDFFERHAQLLAQVQLTSPHGNRAVSLQERQAEMLREKIKALEHRLMDMVRHGTENVVIADRLQRWTSGLLTTRDPRSLPYRIAVDLQSLFLVPQTAIKVWDCSSDYLNEAYAQWVSDDVKALATSLTSPYCGLNSGFEAANWLPEPQAAMSIALIPLRADAESPAFGLLVLASPDAQRFNAEMGTDFLERIAELASGGLSRLRP; encoded by the coding sequence ATGACCAATTCCACTCACGACAACGACGCCATGAACCCGATCACCGAAGACGACATCGCCAATTACCTGGCGAACACGCCCGACTTCTTCGAGCGCCATGCCCAGTTGCTGGCGCAGGTGCAGCTCACCAGCCCGCACGGCAACCGCGCGGTGAGCCTGCAGGAGCGTCAGGCCGAGATGCTGCGCGAGAAGATCAAGGCGCTGGAGCATCGCCTGATGGACATGGTGCGCCACGGCACCGAGAACGTCGTCATTGCCGACCGGCTGCAGCGCTGGACCAGCGGCTTGCTGACCACGCGCGACCCGCGCAGCCTGCCGTACCGGATCGCGGTCGATCTGCAGTCGCTGTTCCTGGTGCCGCAGACGGCGATCAAGGTGTGGGACTGCAGCAGCGACTACCTCAACGAAGCCTATGCCCAGTGGGTGAGCGACGACGTGAAGGCGCTGGCCACTTCGCTCACTTCGCCGTACTGCGGCCTGAACTCGGGCTTCGAGGCCGCCAACTGGCTGCCGGAGCCGCAGGCTGCGATGTCGATCGCGCTGATTCCGCTGCGCGCCGATGCCGAATCGCCGGCCTTCGGCTTGCTGGTGCTGGCATCGCCCGACGCACAGCGCTTCAACGCCGAGATGGGCACCGATTTTCTCGAGCGCATCGCCGAGCTGGCCTCGGGCGGCCTCTCGCGGCTGCGTCCTTGA
- a CDS encoding tyrosine recombinase XerC, giving the protein MAISSEPTASAVPDWIAKYLEHVRVERRLAARTVELYAFHLQALRENAAEANLPLDRVQTAHIRRWMAKLHSAGREPRGIALVLSCWRSFYRWLGHEGLIGFNPVQDVHAPKAGRPLPKALGVDDAVQLAELHDEDADPWIEARDRAIVEILYGCGLRVSELTGLDAQASNTALGWVDLDAKEANVLGKGSKRRIVPVGSKAAEALQEWLDVRGDRSVPALFVSSKGARMSSQAVWKLLRERSLKAGLAAPVHPHMLRHSFASHVLQSSSDLRAVQELLGHANIATTQIYTRLDFQHLAKAYDAAHPRAKARTDKDK; this is encoded by the coding sequence ATGGCTATCTCTTCTGAGCCGACCGCATCCGCTGTGCCGGACTGGATCGCGAAGTACCTGGAGCATGTGCGCGTGGAGCGCCGGCTCGCGGCGCGCACGGTCGAGCTCTACGCCTTTCACCTGCAGGCGCTGAGGGAAAACGCGGCCGAGGCCAATCTGCCGCTGGACCGCGTGCAGACCGCCCACATCCGGCGCTGGATGGCCAAGCTGCACAGCGCCGGTCGCGAGCCGCGCGGCATTGCGCTGGTGCTGTCGTGCTGGCGCAGCTTCTACCGCTGGCTCGGGCATGAAGGCCTGATCGGCTTCAACCCGGTGCAGGACGTGCATGCGCCCAAGGCCGGCCGGCCGCTGCCCAAGGCGCTGGGCGTGGACGATGCGGTGCAGCTGGCCGAGCTGCACGACGAAGACGCCGACCCGTGGATCGAAGCGCGCGACCGCGCCATCGTCGAAATACTCTACGGCTGCGGCCTGCGCGTGAGCGAACTCACGGGGCTCGATGCACAGGCGAGCAACACGGCGCTCGGCTGGGTCGATCTCGACGCGAAGGAAGCCAACGTGCTCGGCAAGGGCAGCAAGCGCCGCATCGTGCCGGTGGGCAGCAAGGCGGCCGAGGCGCTGCAGGAGTGGCTGGACGTGCGCGGCGACCGTTCGGTGCCCGCGCTCTTCGTCAGCAGCAAGGGCGCGCGGATGTCGTCGCAGGCGGTGTGGAAGCTGCTGCGCGAACGCAGCCTGAAGGCCGGCCTTGCCGCGCCTGTGCATCCCCACATGCTGCGGCACTCGTTCGCGAGCCACGTGCTGCAGTCGAGCAGCGACCTGCGCGCGGTGCAGGAGCTGCTGGGGCACGCGAACATCGCGACCACGCAGATCTATACGCGGCTGGATTTCCAGCATCTGGCGAAGGCCTATGACGCGGCGCATCCGCGCGCGAAGGCCCGGACCGACAAAGACAAATAA
- a CDS encoding YdcF family protein — MNRPRWLRRPWQVALLGALLVLALVYAAIAAVIWKRADELLDNPPQRPADAALILGSRAYLDGRPNPCLTGRVDTGIALAQAGRVKQLVFTGGVDKEDGRIEADVMQQHAQGLGFAGPMLQEPASTSTRLNLSLSRPLLQAAGVRSVVIVSEPYHLWRVERLVRMSGFDQTFDVQYAAAPTSCWRRWGMLFKGALREPAAIINNAGHGYLF; from the coding sequence TTGAACCGGCCGCGCTGGCTGCGCCGGCCGTGGCAGGTCGCGCTGCTCGGCGCGCTGCTGGTTCTGGCGTTGGTCTATGCGGCGATTGCCGCCGTCATCTGGAAGCGCGCCGACGAGCTGCTGGACAACCCGCCGCAAAGGCCCGCCGATGCGGCGCTGATCCTGGGGAGCCGGGCCTACCTCGACGGCAGGCCGAATCCCTGTCTCACGGGCCGCGTCGATACCGGCATTGCGCTGGCGCAGGCCGGGCGGGTGAAGCAACTGGTGTTCACGGGCGGCGTCGACAAGGAAGACGGACGCATCGAGGCCGACGTGATGCAGCAGCACGCGCAAGGCCTGGGCTTTGCGGGGCCGATGCTGCAGGAGCCCGCGTCCACGTCCACGCGGCTGAATCTTTCGCTCTCGCGCCCGCTACTGCAGGCGGCCGGGGTGCGCAGCGTGGTGATCGTGTCGGAGCCGTATCACCTGTGGCGCGTCGAGCGGCTGGTGCGCATGAGCGGGTTCGACCAGACCTTCGACGTGCAGTACGCCGCCGCGCCCACTTCGTGCTGGCGCCGCTGGGGCATGCTGTTCAAGGGCGCATTGCGCGAGCCGGCAGCCATCATCAACAATGCCGGCCATGGCTATCTCTTCTGA
- a CDS encoding class I SAM-dependent rRNA methyltransferase — MKTLRLKPGKERSMQRRHPWVFESAIARGGADSGETVRVESHDGAFLAWAAFSPISKIRARAWSFVETQRIDAAFLASVCERAVRARGLFDLQSDGVRLVHGEADGLPGLIVDRYGDTLVAQFLSAGVERWKDVLVDALLTATGLTKFYERSDASGREREGLKPVTGWLRGEGATEITIREHDWKLSLDIATGHKTGFYLDQRDSRQRFAELAKHRRFKRVLNCFCYTGGFTVAALAGLKAAGALEGAELVSVDSSQPALNFARANIALNGFGGEGSGVKTEFLDANVNTVLREFIDQGRTFDAIVLDPPKFAPTAAHAERAARAYKDINRLALKILEPGGVLLTFSCSGGISADLFHKIVASAGLDANVDGYISERLGAAPDHPMTIEFPEGEYLKGLVVVRKPA; from the coding sequence ATGAAAACCCTTCGCCTCAAACCCGGCAAAGAGCGCTCGATGCAGCGCCGCCATCCGTGGGTCTTCGAATCCGCCATCGCGCGCGGCGGTGCCGACTCGGGCGAGACGGTGCGCGTGGAATCGCACGACGGCGCGTTCCTCGCGTGGGCGGCGTTCAGCCCGATCTCCAAGATCCGTGCGCGGGCCTGGAGCTTTGTCGAAACGCAGCGCATCGACGCCGCGTTTCTCGCGTCGGTGTGCGAGCGCGCCGTGCGTGCGCGCGGCCTCTTCGATCTGCAGAGTGACGGCGTGCGGCTGGTGCATGGCGAGGCGGACGGGCTGCCGGGGCTGATCGTCGACCGCTATGGCGACACGTTGGTCGCGCAATTCCTCTCGGCCGGCGTGGAGCGCTGGAAAGACGTGCTGGTCGATGCGCTGCTCACGGCCACGGGCCTCACGAAGTTCTACGAGCGCTCCGACGCCAGCGGCCGCGAGCGCGAAGGCCTGAAGCCGGTCACGGGCTGGCTGCGCGGGGAGGGCGCCACCGAAATCACGATCCGCGAGCACGACTGGAAACTCTCGCTCGACATCGCGACCGGCCACAAGACCGGCTTCTACCTCGATCAGCGCGACAGCCGCCAGCGCTTTGCCGAACTCGCGAAGCACCGGCGCTTCAAGCGCGTGCTGAACTGCTTCTGCTACACGGGCGGCTTCACCGTCGCGGCGCTGGCGGGGCTGAAGGCCGCGGGAGCGCTCGAGGGGGCCGAACTGGTGTCGGTCGATTCGTCGCAGCCGGCGCTGAACTTCGCGCGGGCCAACATCGCGCTCAACGGCTTCGGCGGCGAAGGCTCGGGCGTGAAGACCGAGTTTCTCGATGCGAACGTGAACACCGTGCTGCGCGAGTTCATCGACCAGGGCCGCACCTTCGATGCCATCGTGCTCGATCCGCCGAAGTTCGCGCCCACGGCGGCGCATGCCGAGCGCGCGGCGCGGGCCTACAAGGACATCAATCGCCTCGCGCTCAAGATCCTGGAGCCGGGCGGCGTGCTGCTGACTTTCTCGTGCTCGGGCGGCATCTCCGCCGACCTGTTCCACAAGATCGTGGCCTCGGCCGGGCTGGATGCGAATGTCGACGGTTACATCAGCGAACGCCTGGGTGCGGCACCCGACCATCCAATGACGATCGAATTCCCGGAAGGGGAGTATTTGAAGGGCCTGGTGGTGGTGAGAAAGCCCGCCTGA
- a CDS encoding hydrolase produces MSIQATPTAGSKLLTPADHTLVMIDFQSQMAFATHSIDAVNLRNNAALVAQAAAGFKVSTILTTVAEKSFSGPMFSEITDAFPGQKMLDRTSMNTWEDAAVIDRVNEIGKPRIVLAGLWTSVCIVGPALSALDQGFEVYVIADACGDVSTEAHNRAMDRMVQAGARPMTSLQYLLELQRDWARGDTYELTTGIAKKVGGAYGIGINYAKSMFGAHEG; encoded by the coding sequence ATGTCCATCCAAGCCACCCCCACCGCCGGTTCCAAGCTGCTGACCCCCGCCGATCACACGCTGGTGATGATCGACTTCCAGTCGCAGATGGCCTTTGCCACGCACTCGATCGACGCGGTGAACCTGCGCAACAACGCCGCGCTGGTGGCGCAGGCGGCGGCCGGCTTCAAGGTGTCGACCATCCTCACGACGGTCGCCGAAAAGAGCTTCTCGGGCCCGATGTTCAGCGAGATCACCGACGCCTTTCCCGGCCAGAAGATGCTCGACCGCACCTCGATGAACACATGGGAAGACGCGGCCGTGATCGACCGCGTGAACGAAATCGGCAAGCCGCGCATCGTGCTGGCGGGCCTGTGGACCAGCGTGTGCATCGTCGGCCCGGCGCTCTCGGCGCTGGACCAGGGCTTCGAGGTGTACGTGATCGCCGATGCCTGCGGCGACGTTTCCACCGAGGCGCACAACCGCGCGATGGACCGCATGGTGCAGGCCGGTGCGCGCCCGATGACCTCGCTGCAATACCTGCTGGAGCTGCAGCGCGACTGGGCCCGCGGCGACACGTACGAGCTGACCACCGGCATCGCGAAGAAGGTGGGCGGCGCTTATGGCATCGGCATCAACTACGCCAAGAGCATGTTCGGCGCTCACGAAGGTTGA
- a CDS encoding DoxX family protein, with product MKTMHWTLSPAVRWIALLLLCAAYLQGGLNKAMDFDAAIGEMNHFGLSPAGPLAVAVIVLELGAAVLILVGFWRWLGALALGGFTLMATFVALRFWEMPVGPERFMAANSFFEHLGLVGGFLLVAWLDLKERQDD from the coding sequence ATGAAGACGATGCACTGGACCCTTTCGCCCGCCGTGCGCTGGATCGCCTTGCTGCTGCTGTGCGCGGCCTACCTGCAGGGCGGCCTGAACAAGGCGATGGACTTCGACGCCGCCATCGGCGAGATGAATCACTTCGGCCTGTCGCCGGCCGGCCCGCTGGCCGTGGCGGTGATCGTGCTGGAACTGGGCGCCGCGGTGCTCATCCTCGTCGGCTTCTGGCGCTGGCTCGGCGCGCTCGCGCTCGGCGGCTTCACACTGATGGCAACCTTCGTCGCGCTGCGTTTCTGGGAAATGCCGGTGGGCCCCGAGCGCTTCATGGCCGCGAACTCTTTCTTCGAACACCTGGGCCTGGTCGGCGGCTTTCTGCTCGTCGCCTGGCTCGATCTCAAGGAGCGCCAGGATGACTGA